GGGTACGAACCAGGGCTGGTCCCGTCGTGGAACGCCGAGTTCATCGGCAGCGCCGTACAGCACAGCCTGCTGCCGGCGGTCACGATCCTGATCTCGTCGGTGAGCGGCTGGATCCTCACCATGCGGAACATGATGGTGACGGTGGCCTCCGAGGACTACATCACCGTCGCGCACGCCAAGGGTCTGCCCGAGCGCCGGGTGATGGTCAGCTACGCGGCCCGGAACGCGCTGCTCCCGAACGTCTCCGGTTTCGCGCTGTCGCTCGGCTTCATCGTCGGCGGCACGCTGCTGGTGGAGATCGTGTTCTCCTACCCGGGCATCGGCTACAACCTGTTCCAAGCCGTCGGCTCGAAGGACTACCCACTGATGCAGGGCGTCTTCCTGGTGATCACGCTGTCGGTCCTGGTGGCCAACCTGCTCGCCGACGTCGCCTACCTGCTCCTCGACCCGCGTACCCGGAAGGAGGGCTGACGTGTCCGCACCCACCAGCGCCATCACGGCGGTCACGCCGGAAGGCCCGGAGATCGCGGCTGTCCCGGCCAGGCGCCGCCGGTTGCGGTTCGTCGCGAACCCGAAGGCCGCGACCGGTCTGGTCGTCCTCGCGTTCTTCTGCCTGATTGCGATCATCGGCCCGTGGATCGCGCCGTTCGACCCGTCCGCCCGGAGCAGCGACCTGATCCAGGCGCCGTCCGGCAAGCACTGGTTCGGTACGACGCACCTCGGCCAGGACGTCTTCAGCCAGGTGCTCGTCGGCACCCGCGGCGTGATGTTCGTCGGTCTGCTGGCCGGCCTGGTCGCGACCACGCTGTCGATCCTGATCGGCGTCAGCGCAGGTTTCCTCGGCGGCGCCGCGGACGACAGCCTGTCCGCGTTGTCCAACGTTTTCCTGGTGATTCCGGCGCTCCCGCTGATCATCATCGTCGCGTCGACGATCCCTTCGGCCGGTGACCTGATGGTTGCCCTGGTCATCGGTTTGACGTCGTGGGCGTGGGGTGCGCGGGTACTGCGGGCGCAAACGTTGTCCTTGCGCCGGCGGGACTATGTCGAGGCCGCGCGGGCGACCGGTGAGAGCACCTGGCGGATCATCACGTTCGAGATCATGCCGAACCTGACCGCGATCATCGCGTCGGGTTTCGTCGGCACGGTGATCTTCGCGGTGATGTCCGAGATCACGCTGGCCTTCATCGGGATCTCGACGATCTCCGAGTGGAACTGGGGCACGATCCTGTTCTGGGCGCAGAGCCAGCAGGCGCTCGCACAGGGCGCGTGGTGGTGGTTCGTCCCGGCCGGTCTGGCGATCGCGATCCTCGGTACGGCGCTGTCGCTGATCAACTTCGGCATCGACGAGTTCGTCAGCCCGCGGTTGCGCAGCAGCGGTCACACGCGACTCAAGACCAAGGACGGCCACTCGGTGCGGATGCGCGTCGGCTTCACCCCAGTCCTGTCATCTTCGCGCGAGCCCGTGACGCCCGTACTACGCCGTGAGAAGGAGGAGGTCGCGTGAAGGCACCGGTGCTGGAGATCAAGAACTTTCACGTCGACTACGGGCTCGGGGACGAGGCCGTGCAGGCGGTGCGGGACGTCACGCTGACGTTGCACCGCGGCGAGGTGCTCGGGCTGGCCGGCGAGAGCGGTAGCGGGAAGTCGACACTGGCGTACGGCGTGACGCGGCTGCTGCCGCCGCCAGGTGTGATCAGCGGCGGGTCGGTGGTCTACCACCCGCCTTCGGGTGATGCGTACGACGTGATGGCGCTGACCGACGCGGAACTGCGGAAGTTCCGCTGGGCCGAGACGTCGATCGTGTTCCAGGGCGCGATGAACTCGCTGAACCCGGTGCACAAGGTCTCGACCCAGATGCTCGACGTGATCAAGGCGCACGAGCCGCAACTGTCGCCGCAGGCCCGGATCGCCCGGGCTCAGAAAATGCTGAAACTCGTCGGGATTTCCGCGGACCGGATGGACGCGTACCCGCACCAACTGTCCGGCGGGATGCGGCAGCGGGTGATGATCGGGATGGCGCTCGTCCTCGAGCCGCAGGTCGTGATCATGGACGAGCCGACGACCGCGCTGGACGTGGTCATGCAGCGGCAGATCCTCGCGCAACTGGTCGAACTGCGCGAGCGGCTCGGGTTCTCGGTGCTGTTCATCACCCACGACCTGTCGCTGCTGGTCGAGTTCTCGGACCGGATCGCGATCATGTACGGCGGCCGCATCGTCGAGGAAGCCCGTTCCGCGGACCTGTACAAGGACTCCCTGCATCCGTACAGCGAAGGCCTGCTCAAGTCCTTCCCCGCACTCCGCGGCGAACGGCGCGAGCTGGCCGGCATCCCAGGCTCCCCGCCGGACCTGCGCGGCATGCCGTCCGGCTGCTCGTTCCATCCACGATGCCCGCAGGCGTTCGACCGTTGCTCCGCCGAGATCCCCGTCCTCGGGATCCCCTCGGCCCGCAACGATCCCCACCGTTCCGTCGCGTGCTGGCTTCCCGGCCGCACTGCCTAGAAAGGCAACTATGAGCACAACATCTGTCTCGGGGGCGGCCGAACTGGTCGCGGGTCTTCCGTCCGGATTCCGCTGGGGTGTCGCGACGTCGGCGTACCAGATCGAGGGCGCGATCGCGGAGGACGGCCGGACGCCGTCGATCTGGGACACGTACTGCCGGGTGCCGGGAGCGATCGACAACGGCGACGTGGGTGACATCGCCTGCGACCACTACCATCGGATGCCGGAAGACGTGGCTCTGATCAAGGACCTCGGTCTGGACACCTACCGGTTCTCGGTGGCCTGGCCGCGGGTGCAGCCGCGCGGCAAGGGGCAGGTGAACCCGGCCGGTCTCGGGTTCTACGACCGGCTCGTCGACGAGCTGCTTGCCCAGGGCATCGACCCGTGGGTGACGCTGTACCACTGGGACCTGCCGCAGGAGCTCGAGGACGCGGGCGGCTGGCCCGTGCGCGACACGGCGTTCCGGTTCGCGGAGTACGCGATGCTGGTGTTCGACGCCTTGAAGGACCGGGTCAATACCTGGACGACGCTCAACGAGCCGTGGTGCTCCGCGATGCTCGGCTACGCGTACGGCGCACATGCTCCGGGGCGACGCGAGTACCCGGCAGCGCTGGCCGCCGTACACCATCTGCTGCTCGGGCACGGACTGGCGACTCAGGCGATGCGCGAGGCGTCACCGCACAAGCTCGACATCGGCATCACGCTCAACGTCGCGACGGCGTACCCCGCTTCGGATGCCGAGCCGGACGTCGACGCGGCGCGGCGCGCGGACGGGATGGGCCGGCGGATCTACCTCGACCCGCTGGTGCACGGGCACTACCCGGCCGACGTGGTCGCGGACCTCGCACGCGAGGGCGTCGAGCTGCCGATCGAGGACGGCGACCTGGAGATCATCGCGGCGCCGATCGACGTGCTCGGGGTGAACTACTACTTCAGCCAGAAGTTCACCGGGTACGCCGAGGACGGCAGCACCGAAGACGCTGCAGGCCTGCCGATCAGCCGCGACATACCGCTGGGCAAGCCGCGCACCGCCATGGACTGGGAGATCGTCCCCGAAGGCTTCACCGATCTGTTGGTGAGCATCGCCCGCGACTACCCCGGCCTCCCGATGGTCATCACCGAGAACGGCTCCGCCTTCGAGGACGTCCCCGACGAGACCGGCTACGTCGACGACGCCGACCGTACGGCGTACTTCACGTCCCACCTGGCCGCAGTAGCCAACGCCATCGCCCAAGGCGCCGACATCCGCGGCTACCTCGCCTGGTCCCTGATGGACAACTTCGAATGGGCCTACGGCTACGTCAAACGCTTCGGCATCATCCGAGTCGACTACAAAACCCAAACCCGCACCCCCAAGGCCAGCGCCCTCTACCTCAAGGACCTAGCGGAACAGCACCGCTCTCGCTGAGGAGTTCAGCGCGGCGGAGTGGCCCCGGTTCCGGCCGGCCATTCCGCTGCGCTGCCAAGAGCCAGTGAGTTGGCCTCAGCCGGCTTCTCGGTGGGTCTCCAGGTACTCGGTCAGGGCCTCGCGCAGAATCTCGCTCGGCTTGCGGTGGCGGCTGGTTGCGAATGCTTCAAGATCAGCGTCGAGAGCTCGCGGAAGTCGCACCTGGCGCACCGGCGACTTCTCACCCGGTGCGGCGTCGGGATCGATCGACGGCCGCCCTCCCCGGGAACGCTCGACCAGCTCGCGTCCGAAGTCGGCGGCGTCCGCACCGCGAAGGCTCGTCCTCGAGTTTTCAGGCAAGCGCATGTCCTGCTCGGCCCATTCGGCCGCGCCGTCATAGTCCTTGTCAGTCACTTGTCCTCCTCAAGTCGCTCGAGGTGCTTGGGCCTGGCGACCTTCACGTGAAAGATGTGCAGATCGCGAGGCGGCGTCACCTCGACCATGACCTCCAACAGTGCTCCTCCGAGCCGCCTCGGTGGCCCGATGAACAGCGTCGGCCGCACAGTCGCAGGCGGTCGCGGATCATCGAACTCCCGCTCGACGTAGTACGCATTCATGATCGCGTGCAACGCGTCCTCATGGTCGACGCCATGCTTGTCTGCGCTCGGGGCCCACGTGATCGCCATCGAGGTAATGTACTACATAACCATCTTATGCAATACACAACCTCTTGAAGAGTACAGTCCGCCAACCGGGAGCACCACCCCTCAGTTCGGTGACAGCGGCGACGTCAGGCGTACTTCGACGCCGAGTTCCTCGATGCGTTTTGCGGTGTCTTCGGGGAGTTCGGTGTCGGTGATGATCAGGTCGAGTTGGTCGAGGGGGGCGACCTGGAACTTGGAGGCGGTGCCGTACTTCGTGCTGTCGGCGAGGAGGACCGTGGTGGTGGCCGATGCGATCGCGGCGCGTTTCAGGTCGACCTTGTCGAGGGTTGGGGCGCTGACTCCGCGGGAGACGCTCCAGGCGCCGGTGCTGAGGAAGAACAGGTCGAGGTTGATCGCTGACAGGGTCGCCGCGGCGAGGCGGCCGCTGCTCGAGGCGCTTTCCTTGTCGACGGCTCCGCCGGTGTGGATCACCTCGATGTCCGGTACGTCGAACAGCGCGGTCACCGCATAGAAGTCGTTGGTGACGACCGTGAGATCGCGCCGCCCGGCGAGGTACGCGACGACCGACTCACACGTCGTACCGGCGTCCAGGTAGACGACCATGCCGTCGGTGACCAGTTCGGCCGCCGCGGCAGCGATCGCACGTTTCCGGGGCAGTTCGAGCACCGCGCGCTGCCGGCGTTCCTGAGGCGGCACCTGCCCGGCGGTCCCGGCGAGCCGGACGCCGCCCTGCACGGAGACGACCTGGCCGGACGCCTCCAGCGTCGCGATATCCCGCCGGACGGTCATGTGCGAGACACCGAGGTGGTCGGTCAACGCCCGAGTGCTCAGTACGCCGTCGCGGCGCAGCAACTGAAGCACCCGCTGGTGCCGCTGCTCCGGAATCAGTGGTCCCGTGCTCTCCATGATCAGAACTTAACAGATCTTCACATCACCCGTTGACGGATGTGAAGTCCTGAAATAATCTGTGAAACCATGTTCACAAAGTTGAAGCGACTTCAGGCCATCGCCGACACAGGCGTGGTCCTGATCGTCCGGCTCGACGACGCCGAGGAGGCCTACCAGGTCGCCACGGCGGCCATTGCGGGCGGCATCCGGGCGCTGGAGATCACCTACTCCGTCCCGAACGCCCTGCGGATCATCGAGCGGCTCGCCACCGAGCACCCCGAGGTCGTCGTCGGCGCGGGCACTGTGCTGGACGCGCAGGCGGCGTACGCCGCGATCCAGGCCGGCGCGCAACTCCTGGTCAGCCCGAACCTCAGCCCCGAGATGCTCGCGGTCGCGAACCGCTACCAGGCGGTCTCGATCAGCGGCGCCTTCACCCCGACCGAGATCGTGAACTCGGCCGAGGCGGGCGCGGACCTGGTCAAGCTGTTCCCGGCCGAGGTTCTCGGACCGCAGTACGTGAAGTCGGTGATGGCTCCGCTCGCGCACATCCCGGTCGCACCGACCGGCGGGGTCACGCCGGAGAACGTCGGCGAATGGTTCGCCGCCGGTGTCTCCGCGGTCGGCGTCGGCAGCTTCGTGACCAAGGCCGAGCACGCACCGGGCGACTACGAACCGGTCGCGATCGCAGCCAAAACATTCCTCGCCGCCGTCGATCAGGCGCGCAACTAACCCCCTCGATACAGTCTCCCTAGGAGCACACCATGCAGGACTCAACCCTTCAGGACCAGGCGGCGTCGGGGACCGCCGGGGCCGCACCCGCACGACCGACCCGCGTGCGGTGGCTCTTCATCGGCCTGCTGGTCATCGGCGGCGTCGTCAACTACCTCGACCGCGGCACGCTCGGGGTCGCGAACACGACGATCGCCGCGGATCTCGGCCTGAACACGATCGAGATGGGCGTGTTGCTGTCGGCGTTCGCCTGGCCGTACGCGATCGCCAACCTGCCGGCCGGATACCTGGTGGACCGGTTCGGCGCGAAGGCGATGTACGCGTGGGCAGCAGGCCTGTGGTCCGTGATCACGATCGTGACCGGCTTCGCCCGCAGCTTCTCCTTCCTGTACGCCGCTCGCGTGGCCCTCGGGGTCGCGGAGTCGCCGTTCTTCACCTCCGGCCTCAAGGTTTCCCAGCGCTGGTTCCACAAGGACGAGCGCTCGCTGCCACTGTCGCTGATCAACACCGGCTCGCAGATCGCCAACGCGATCGCACCGCCGCTGCTGACCTTCCTGATGCTGACGATGAGCTGGCAGGGCATGTTCATCGTGGTGGGCTCCTTCGGCCTGATCGTGATGGCGGTCTGGCTGAAGCTGTACCGCAACCCGACGGCCGCCGAGGAGGCCGCGATCAAGGGCCTCGACGAGGAGGCTGCTGCCGAACGCCAGGCGGCGAAGGGCTCCTGGGGCTCGCTGCTCAAGCAACGCAACACCTGGTTCATGGTGATCGGTGCCTTCGGCATCTTCTACACCGTCTGGGTGTACCTGACCTGGCTGCCCGGCTACCTGCACACCAGCCGCGGGTTCAGCCTGACCAAGACCGGCTGGATCGGCGCGCTCCCGTTCCTGTGCGGCATCGTCGGCGTACTGACCGGCGGGCTGATCTCCGCGTGGGCGATCAAGCGCGGCTTCGGGACGTTGACCGCGCGGAAGATCCCGATCGTCGGCGGCGCGGTGCTGGCCGCGGCGGCGGTCCTGCCGGTCGCGTTCGTGCAGAGCGACGTGCTGAGCATCGTCCTGCTGTGCGTCGGGTACTTCGCGGCGCAGATCCCGATCGGCGTGATCTGGACGCTCGCGTCGGACCTGGCGAAACCCGAGCAGGTCGCGTCGCTCGGCGCGATCCAGAACTTCGGCGGCTTCCTCGGGGCGGCGCTCGCACCGACCGTCACCGGCTTCATTCTCGATGCCACCGGCAACAACTACAGCCTGGTGTTCATCGTCGGCGGCGCACTGCTGCTGGTGGGCGCGACGTCGTACGGTGTGTTCGTGAAGGAACGTACGGCGTGATGCCCAAGGTCTTCTTCGTGATCGGGCCGGCCGGCTCCGGGAAATCCACCGTGAGCCGGCAGTTGGCCCGGCGGTACGCCGCCGCGTACCTGGACAAGGACACGGTGGCGACCTTGTTCACCGAGCTGCTGCTCGAGCAGAACGGTTCGGACAAGAACGATCGGGACCACAACCCTTACTACCAGTCGGCGATCCTGCCGCTGGAGTACGCGACGCTGCTCCGGCTCTGCGCGGACAACCTCGACGTCGGGCGTTCCGTCGTACTGGATGCTCCGTTCGGGCGATTCTTCGCGGATCGTGACTACCTGGTTGGTGCCACGGCCGGGTGGCCGACGGCGGAGCTGATCGTTGTCCATGTGGTCGCGGAGGGCCACGCGGTGCACGAGCGCGTGGCCCATCGGGGCCTTCCTCGGGACGATTGGAAGCTCGCCCACTGGGACGAGTTCTGGGCTGGCGCCACCGCCGCTCCGTGCGAGTGGTCCGGAGCGACGCACATCCTGCTGGACAACTCCGCGAACACCTTGAGCCTGGACGGATTCGACGAGGCGTTGTTGCTCTCGCTGACACCGTGACGTAACTGCAATGGCGCGGACAGTCCGCAGCCGCGACCATCGGGGTATGCGCAGAATCGCCCCGTCTGCGGTCATCGTCGTCCTGCTGGCGTTGATCAGCCCCACTGTCCCCGCGACCGCCGCGGCTCCCGACCAGGCGCCCCGGCTGGTTGCGGATTGGGTGCCGCCGTTGAGCACCAGCGGCCGGTACGTCGTCGATGCGAACGGCAACCGGTTCCGGTTGAAGTCCGGGAACTGGCACGGTGCGAGCGGGACGTGGAACGGGTCCGGCGACGAGAACGACAACGCCAACCATCACGCCGGCGAGAACAGCAACCGGATGCCGCTCGGGCTGGATCGCGCACCAATCGGCGCCATCGTCTCCGGGTTCGCCGAACTCGGGCTGAACAGCATCCGCCTGCAGTTCTCGAACGAGATGATCCACGACAGCATGCCGGTCCCGGCCGCCGCCGTCGCGGCCAACCCTTCGCTGGCCGGCAAGACACCACTTCAGGTGTACGACGTCGTCGTACAGCAACTGACCGACGCCGGGTTCGCGGTGATCCTGAACAACCACACCAACACCACCCGTTGGTGCTGCGGCCTGGACGGCAATGAACGCTGGAACGCGAGCCAGCCGACCGAGACCTGGGAGAACGACTGGCTGTTCATGGTGAACCGCTACAAGACCAACCCGCGGGTCGTCGGAGCCGACCTCTACAACGAGGTACGGCGGGACCTCCTGGACGACCCGAACTGGGGCCTCGGCGACCAGCACGACTGGTTCGCCGCCGCGCAGCACCTCGGCGACCGGATCCTGACCGAGGCGAACCCGAACCTGCTGATCGTTGTCGAGGGCATCAACTGGACCGGCATCCCGGCCGACGGCCTCCCGCACGACCGCCCGACGCTCACCCCGACGCGCAACCTCTCGCACACGCTGGTCGCGTCGAACAAGCTCGTCTACTCAGCGCACTTCTACGACTACACCGGCCCGCGGCACAGCGGCGCGACCGGGACCGGCGAGACGCACGATCCGCGGTACCGCGACCTGTCGCCGGAGGAACTGATCAGCGAACTCAACCGGCAGGCGTTCTTCGTCACCGGTGAGGAAGGGCATTTCACCGCCCCGCTGTGGATCAGCGAGTTCGGGATCGGCGGCCGGGAGGAGACCGGCTCGTTGCAGCGCGCCTGGTTCGAGCACTTCGTCGACCAACTGATCCGCACCGACGCCGACTTCGCCTACTGGCCGCTGGTCGGCTGGCACAACCCAACCGGCACCGACAACGGCTGGGCGCTGCTCGCCTGGGACACCGCCGGTCAACGCATCGGCCTGTACGACGGCGACGACTGGCGGGCGTCCGCGTGGACGCGCCTGATGAATGCGCCGACCAAGACCGGACCCGTGGAGCCGACCACCACCTGGAAGATGCTCAGCCCGGACCACGGAGACTTCGTCGAGTCTTTGCGGATGCGTACGGCGGGTGACTGGGACAGCGGCGCCCGCAAGGCCGCGTGCCCCGACGGACTCCGGCTGGTCGGCCTCAGCCACACCGGCAACCGCGGGCTGTGCCGCTCGAGCGGACCTATCTGGTCGGGTGCCTATGAAGTGGTGAGGGACGAGAGTCATGTCTCGCCCGACTGGGCTTCCGGCTACACGAAGTACCAATGCGCACCGAGCTTCTACCTGATCGGTTACAGCGTGCGCGGTGCCCGCGTCTCGTCCGCGCTGTGTGCCGGTACGTCGCAGTCGTTGGGGTCGACCGGCCGCACAGTCTGGTTCGACCGCGGCGACAACCGGGGCGGCGGTGGCGGCGACTTCGCAACCGGCAACTACAAGGGCCAATGCGCTGACGACGAGTACATCGCCGGGATCGCCTTCACGACCCGAGTCGGTTCAAGTGGTACCCCAGACGCCCTGTATTGCCGCAAACTCGTGGAATGATCCCTGCACCCGCGAGCACAACGGCCGGCGAAGGCGCCTTCACCCTCACCCCGACCAGCGGCATCACCAGCCCGCCCGAGCTGGCCGGTCCGGTAGCCCGCTTCCTCCAGGCCCTCGAACAAGACACCGGCCTAACCCTGACCGGCACCACAGGTATCACCGTAGAACTCACCCCGGTGGACGAAGTGCCACCCGCCACCGGCGTACGAGCCGACGGCGCATCCGCTGCAGATGAGCGCTACGGGCTGGAGGTCTCCGCCACCGGCGTCCGGGTCTGGGGACCCACCGCGGAAGCAGTCCACCGCGCCCTGACCTCGCTCCGGCAGCTGATCTCCTCACAACTGCAGGACGGTACTGCGGTCCTCCCGAGTACCCGATTCGTCGACGGCCCGCGCTTCGCGTGGCGCGGGTTGTCGCTGGACGTCGTACGAACCTTCCACGGACCGGACGAAGTACGCCGCGTCATCGACATGCTCGACCTCTACAAGCTCAACGTCCTCCACCTGCACCTGACGGACGACCAGGGGTGGCGCGTCGAAGTACCGTCCCGCCCGAACCTGACCGAGGTAGGTGCCGCGGGCGCGATCGGCGACCGCCCCGGTGGCTACTACACCCAGGCGGAACTCGCCGACCTCGTCGCGTACGCCGCCGACCGGTTCATCACCGTCGTACCCGAGATCGACATGCCCGGGCACACCGCGGCCGTTTTCAAGGCGTACCCGGACCTCGCTCCAGCCGACCCGAAGACCGTCGAGCTCGGCAACGGCGACCAGCTCCACCTCGGCACCCTCGACCCCGGGCGGGACGAGACGTGGGCGTTCGTCGAGGACGTGCTGGATGCGGTGATCCCGCAGTTCCCGCGGAGTGCGTACGTGCACATCGGCGGTGACGAGACGTGGGGTATGGCCGACGAGGACCACGCGGCGTTCGTCGAGAAGGCGGCTGCGCTTGTCCGGGAGCGCGGGAAGAAGGTCGTCGGCTGGCAGGAGATCGCCCGCGCGAAACTCGACTCCGAGGATGTCGTGCAGTACTGGCTGGACCTCGACATCGACAAGATGGGCGAGAACCCTGACGCGCCGACGCCGCCCGAGGAGCTGCTGCCAGTACTGGTCGAGGCGCTGCGCAAAGCGAAGTACGACGCCCCGAAGGCTCTCGAGCAGGGCGCGAAGCTGATCGTCTCCCCGGTCACCTGGCTGTACTTCGACCGCCCGCACGCCGACACCTCCGCCGACCCCGAACAGGAGAAGGCCCGCGAACGTCTGGGCCTCGAGTTCTACGGCGCCGCCTCCCTCGAACACGGCATCTCCTGGGACCCGGCCGACATCGTCGACGCCGACCAGATCGCCGGCGTCGAAGCCGCCATCTGGTGCGAATCCATCACCAACTCGGAGGACCTGGAGCTACTGCTCCTCCCCCGCATCCCCGGCCTCGCAGAGAAGGCCTGGTCCCACCAGACCACCAACTGGCCCGAGTACGCCGCCCGCCTAGCCCAACAATCCCCCACCTGGCGCCACCGCACCTGGACCTGGCTCCAATCCACCGAGGTGCCCTGGACCTGACCGCACTTTGAGCACCCACCAACCATTTTTCAGCTCGCTACATGGTTGGTGGGTGCTCAAAGTGGATTGCGGTCAGCAGGTTGCGGTGAGGGTTGCCCAGTCGGCGCGGTCGTTGTAGCCGCCGTCGCCGGCGTCGCCGACGAGGAGGTCGAGGACGCGTACGCCGGTCAGGTCGACGTCGAACTGCTTCGGCGTGAAGCGGTCGACGGTGCCGCTGTCGAACAGGACCTTGCCGTCGCCGACGACCTGGAACGTCGACGTACCGCCGTCCGGACCGACAGTGCCGACCACGTCATCGATGCCGACAGTTCCGGTCAGCCGCGCGCACGACTTGCCGAGGTAGTAGCGGATCAGCGACGGGGACGCGACACCGATCCCGGTGGAGTACGTCGTACCGGTGAGCTTGATCGGGTTGCCGCCGCCGACGCTCTCGTCGATCGTCGGCGACATCCAGCCGCTCGTCGCAGTGATCCACTGGTGATGTGACAACGGTACGGTCCCGCTCGGCGGCACCGGCGCGACCACCACCGGCGCCACCGTCGTTTGCCGCTGCTGGCCGTACAAGATCGCTTGGTACGTCGTCGTAGCGGTCAGGCTCGCCGAGCCGGGCGGAGCCGTCGGCGGGAGCTTGAGCGTGAAGGTGAACGCTGCCTGCTTGCCGCCGTCGATCAGAACAGGTGCCTTGG
This Kribbella sp. NBC_00482 DNA region includes the following protein-coding sequences:
- a CDS encoding beta-N-acetylhexosaminidase — encoded protein: MIPAPASTTAGEGAFTLTPTSGITSPPELAGPVARFLQALEQDTGLTLTGTTGITVELTPVDEVPPATGVRADGASAADERYGLEVSATGVRVWGPTAEAVHRALTSLRQLISSQLQDGTAVLPSTRFVDGPRFAWRGLSLDVVRTFHGPDEVRRVIDMLDLYKLNVLHLHLTDDQGWRVEVPSRPNLTEVGAAGAIGDRPGGYYTQAELADLVAYAADRFITVVPEIDMPGHTAAVFKAYPDLAPADPKTVELGNGDQLHLGTLDPGRDETWAFVEDVLDAVIPQFPRSAYVHIGGDETWGMADEDHAAFVEKAAALVRERGKKVVGWQEIARAKLDSEDVVQYWLDLDIDKMGENPDAPTPPEELLPVLVEALRKAKYDAPKALEQGAKLIVSPVTWLYFDRPHADTSADPEQEKARERLGLEFYGAASLEHGISWDPADIVDADQIAGVEAAIWCESITNSEDLELLLLPRIPGLAEKAWSHQTTNWPEYAARLAQQSPTWRHRTWTWLQSTEVPWT